In Antennarius striatus isolate MH-2024 chromosome 8, ASM4005453v1, whole genome shotgun sequence, a single window of DNA contains:
- the melk gene encoding maternal embryonic leucine zipper kinase: protein MPVEKTEYRGAEELYKHYEVYETIGSGGFAKVKLGRHIPTGEKVAIKIMNKKDLGDDLPRVKVEIEAMKNLSHQHVCRLYHVIETATQIFMVLEYCIGGELFDYIIAKDRLSEEETRVFFRQIVSAMAYVHSQGYAHRDLKPENLLIDEDHNLKLIDFGLCAKPKGGLSYELMTCCGSPAYAAPELIQGKAYIGSEADVWSMGVLLFALLCGYLPFDDDNCMLLYRKITRGKYDNPRWLSPGSILLLNQMMQVEPKRRLTVGQLLDHPWVMRDYNSPVEWQSTQPLGHIDVDCITEMAVCMKRSRESTTALVKEWRYDQTTATYLLLLSKKMRGKPVRLRPKAALCEDSCSPMHQGIQARDPLHFSEDEDAVILGSVDFCSDYIDDCPWVTATQHTLQDIRGQPDGSSNKDMRLPSPSVEKRRAHTPTPERGRMTTQHWQERRNREQERACENKENIAVQDKDVDIFVLPPPRTPASCKKNPRPNKNVLTTPIKNTNNNSTKASAVTPKGGTSASKDHSKKRAAENKELPNAEILAFSPERRSRSLDMAVPGDSGKKKRGGKVFGSLERGLDKMITMLTPSKRRALRDGPRKIKAQYNVTLTSHTNPDQVLNQILSILSEKNVDFTQKGYTLKCQTRSDFGKVTMAFELEVCLLQRPEVVGVHRQRLKGDAWVYKHLVEDILSTFSI, encoded by the exons ATGCCTGTGGAAAAGACGGAGTACCGCGGAGCCGAAGAGCTCTACAAACACTATGAGGTTTATGAGACAATCGGTTCAG gAGGCTTTGCTAAAGTCAAGTTGGGCCGACACATCCCGACAGGAGAGAAGGTCGCTATTAAAATCATGAACAAGAAGGATCTAGGG GATGATTTGCCCCGCGTGAAAGTTGAGATTGAAGCCATGAAGAACCTGAGTCATCAGCATGTTTGTCGCCTCTACCACGTCATAGAGACCGCCACTCAGATCTTCATGGTGCTGGAG TACTGTATAGGTGGAGAGTTGTTTGATTACATCATTGCAAAGGACCGTCTGTCAGAGGAGGAGACCAGAGTGTTTTTCAGACAGATTGTGTCTGCTATGGCCTACGTTCACAGCCAGGGATACGCACACAGGGACCTTAAACCG GAGAACCTGTTGATTGATGAAGACCACAACTTGAAGCTGATAGACTTTGGACTGTGTGCCAAACCGAAG GGAGGTTTGAGTTATGAGCTGATGACTTGTTGTGGAAGCCCTGCATATGCTGCTCCTGAACTCATCCAAGGGAAAGCGTATATTGGTTCTGAG GCTGATGTGTGGAGTATGGGAGTTCTGCTGTTCGCTCTGCTCTGTGGATACCTGCCTTTTGATGATGACAACTGCATGCTCCTCTACCGGAAGATTACA AGAGGTAAATATGATAACCCACGGTGGCTCTCTCCAGGTagcatcctcctcctcaaccAGATGATGCAG GTGGAGCCCAAGCGGCGTCTAACAGTTGGTCAGTTGCTGGACCATCCTTGGGTGATGAGGGACTACAACAGCCCAGTGGAATGGCAGAGCACGCAgccg CTTGGACACATAGATGTGGACTGTATCACTGAGATGGCTGTCTGCATGAAGCGATCAAGAGAAAGCACCACAGCACTGGTGAAGGAG TGGCGGTATGATCAGACCACCGCCAcctacctgctgctgctgtcaaaGAAGATGAGGGGCAAGCCTGTTCGCCTACGCCCTAAAGCAGCTCTCTGTGAGGACTCATGTTCTCCTATGCACCAAGGGATACAG GCGAGGGATCCCCTCCACTTCAGCGAAGATGAGGACGCTGTGATTTTAGGTTCTGTGGATTTCTGCTCAGACTACATTGATGATTGTCCATGGGTTACagccacacaacacacactccaggaCATCAGAGGTCAGCCGGATGGATCATCAAACAAAGACATG AGGCTACCATCTCCATCAGTGGAGAAAAGACGTGCTCACACCCCGACCCCAGAGAGAGGGCGAATGACAACACAGCACTGGCAGGAGAGGAGGAATAGAGAACAGGAGAGAGCATGTGAAAACAAGGAGAATATCGCTGTTCAGGACAAAGATGTGGACATATTCGTGTTGCCTCCCCCTCGAACTCCTGCGTCTTGTAAGAAGAATCCACGGCCCAACAAGAATGTGCTGACCACACCCATTAAAAATACCAACAACAATAGCACCAAAGCCAGTGCAGTCACACCTAAAG gtggaaCCAGTGCATCTAAAGATCACAGTAAAAAGAGGGCAGCAGAGAACAAGGAGCTTCCAAATGCTGAGATTTTAGCCTTCAGTCCAGAGCGAAG GTCTCGGTCTCTGGACATGGCTGTTCCGGGAGACAGtgggaagaaaaagagaggCGGAAAGGTGTTTGGTTCCCTGGAGAGAGGCCTGGATAAGATGATCACCATGCTCACTCCCAGCAAGAGACGAGCCCTGCGTGACGGCCCGCGTAAGATCAAG GCACAGTACAACGTTACTTTGACCAGTCACACCAACCCAGACCAGGTCCTGAACCAGATTCTCTCCATTCTATCGgagaaaaatgttgatttcacaCAGAAAGG GTATACCTTGAAGTGTCAGACCCGGAGTGACTTTGGGAAGGTAACCATGGCCTTTGAACTGGAGGTGTGCCTTTTACAGAGGCCGGAGGTTGTCGGGGTCCACCGCCAGAGGCTGAAGGGAGACGCCTGGGTCTACAAACACCTGGTGGAAGATATCCTCTCGACATTCAGCATCTAA
- the adamtsl7 gene encoding thrombospondin type-1 domain-containing protein 4 isoform X1, whose translation MAGLWQQLSSVEPGRVLVLLSIVLYLCTGVFSSNAKTRAPHLERFQVVTGNFSQLYLRVGYHKIAEIPAGAYNLRIQEMTKSRNYLALQTKSGVSIINGNWVIDRPGIFNAMGTQLTYQRPNEIRSRSGETITAPGPLSEDLHVYLIYQQPGPSVYYEYSLTLQNLHPTPEPEKSSDFLHLGRQPNVMLAKSTLPHAETITGPPDKYKTIGPSHSGEIDKGDINNNHIVKEKAHPNQVPSGPSVNAEPQPNYTWSKSGYTECSTTCGNGRHQVLWKCVEKDSQKTVPADHCDSALEPKNQEENCNTQPCPAYWDMGEWSECSRKCGPGTQHRQVICRQVTHVHTNGTETSVALAPEECGLTDRPETKSICQLKICSQWDIRSEWTPCSVPCGVGQRSREVVCVSNQGDVERDDECNMKLKPETLQNCDMGACARSWFTSLWSQRCSAECGRGNRTRTTICLIDHVTDLPLGSCEGERPAEVTSCDAGPCQNRLEWYTGPWGQCSAECGNGTRARSVACIFNNNGHVEVVGQHKCSTLPKPITAQPCTLKQCGVQWYVTDWSTCSRSCNGGYRVREVRCLTDNITSSDSCDPSLTPESREECNKQSCSPEKDPSCRDQFPNCMVVVQARLCIYPYYRSVCCTSCSHAQKTYSNRIQKKQIRR comes from the exons ATGGCTGGATTGTGGCAGCAGCTCAGCTCCGTGGAGCCGGGTCGAGTCCTGGTCCTCCTCTCCATAGTTCTCTACCTCTGTACAGGTGTTTTTTCATCCAATGCCAAAACCAGAGCCCCCCATCTGGAG CGGTTTCAGGTGGTGACGGGGAATTTTTCCCAACTTTACCTTCGTGTTGGCTACCATAAGATAGCAGAAATTCCTGCAGGAGCATACAACCTCAGGATACAGGAGATGACGAAGAGTCGAAACTACCTTg CTCTGCAGACCAAAAGTGGTGTCTCCATCATCAATGGCAACTGGGTGATTGACAGGCCGGGCATCTTCAATGCTATGGGAACACAGCTGACATACCAGCGACCCAATGAAATCCGCTCGCGGAGTGGCGAGACCATCACTGCACCTGGACCGCTGTCTGAGGATCTGCATGTTTAT ttGATTTATCAGCAACCTGGTCCCAGTGTATATTATGAATACAGTTTGACTTTACAAAacctccaccccacccctgAGCCAGAAAAATCTTCTGATTTTCTGCACCTGG GCAGGCAGCCAAACGTCATGCTGGCAAAGAGCACTTTACCACACGCTGAGACGATAACAGGTCCTCCAG ATAAGTATAAGACAATTGGCCCTTCCCACTCAGGTGAGATTGACAAAGGTGACATCAACAACAATCACATCGTCAAGGAGAAAGCCCACCCTAACCAGGTTCCCTCTGGCCCCAGTGTTAACGCTGAGCCTCAGCCTAACTATACCTGGTCAAAGAGCGGCTACACGGAGTGCAGCACAACCTGTGGCAATG GTAGGCATCAGGTCCTTTGGAAATGTGTTGAGAAAGATTCCCAGAAGACCGTTCCTGCCGACCACTGTGACTCTGCCCTTGAACCAAAAAATCAGGAAGAGAACTGCAACACCCAGCCTTGTCCTGCATA CTGGGACATGGGGGAATGGTCAGAGTGCAGCAGGAAATGTGGGCCTGGCACTCAACACAGACAAGTCATCTGCCGTCAGGTCACCCACGTTCACACCAATGGGACAGAGACATCAGTTGCCTTAGCACCAGAGGAGTGTGGCTTAACTGATAGGCCAGAGACCAAATCAATATGTCAGCTGAAGATATGCAGCCAGTGGGACATTCGATCTGAGTGGACCCCA TGTTCAGTACCATGTGGGGTGGGTCAACGCAGCAGAGAGGTAGTGTGTGTGAGCAACCAGGGCGACGTGGAGAGGGATGACGAGTGCAACATGAAACTGAAGCCAGAAACACTACAGAACTGTGACATGGGAGCTTGTGCACGCAGCTGGTTTACCTCACTCTGGAGCCAACGA TGCTCTGCAGAGTGTGGCcgagggaatcgaacccggacgACTATATGCCTGATAGATCATGTGACTGATCTCCCACTGGGCAGCTGCGAAGGGGAACGCCCAGCAGAGGTTACATCATGTGACGCAGGCCCCTGCCAAAACCGACTGGAGTGGTACACTGGCCCCTGGGGTCAG TGTTCTGCAGAGTGCGGGAATGGCACAAGGGCCCGGAGCGTGGCCTGTATTTTCAACAACAACGGCCACGTGGAGGTTGTGGGCCAGCATAAATGTTCCACTCTCCCTAAACCCATCACTGCTCAACCTTGCACCCTGAAGCAATGTGGTGTCCAGTGGTATGTCACAGACTGGAGTACA TGTTCACGCTCCTGCAACGGTGGATATCGTGTGCGTGAGGTGCGTTGTCTGACAGATAATATTACCTCAAGTGACAGTTGTGACCCCAGTCTGACGCCTGAGAGCCGAGAAGAATGTAACAAACAATCTTGTTCACCTGAGAAAG ATCCGTCATGCAGAGACCAGTTTCCCAACTGCATGGTGGTGGTTCAAGCCCGCCTCTGCATTTACCCGTACTACAGGAGTGTCTGCTGCACCTCTTGCTCCCATGCCCAGAAAACTTACTCCAACCGAATTCAAAAGAAGCAAATTCGCAGGTGA
- the adamtsl7 gene encoding thrombospondin type-1 domain-containing protein 4 isoform X2 has product MAGLWQQLSSVEPGRVLVLLSIVLYLCTGVFSSNAKTRAPHLERFQVVTGNFSQLYLRVGYHKIAEIPAGAYNLRIQEMTKSRNYLALQTKSGVSIINGNWVIDRPGIFNAMGTQLTYQRPNEIRSRSGETITAPGPLSEDLHVYLIYQQPGPSVYYEYSLTLQNLHPTPEPEKSSDFLHLDKYKTIGPSHSGEIDKGDINNNHIVKEKAHPNQVPSGPSVNAEPQPNYTWSKSGYTECSTTCGNGRHQVLWKCVEKDSQKTVPADHCDSALEPKNQEENCNTQPCPAYWDMGEWSECSRKCGPGTQHRQVICRQVTHVHTNGTETSVALAPEECGLTDRPETKSICQLKICSQWDIRSEWTPCSVPCGVGQRSREVVCVSNQGDVERDDECNMKLKPETLQNCDMGACARSWFTSLWSQRCSAECGRGNRTRTTICLIDHVTDLPLGSCEGERPAEVTSCDAGPCQNRLEWYTGPWGQCSAECGNGTRARSVACIFNNNGHVEVVGQHKCSTLPKPITAQPCTLKQCGVQWYVTDWSTCSRSCNGGYRVREVRCLTDNITSSDSCDPSLTPESREECNKQSCSPEKDPSCRDQFPNCMVVVQARLCIYPYYRSVCCTSCSHAQKTYSNRIQKKQIRR; this is encoded by the exons ATGGCTGGATTGTGGCAGCAGCTCAGCTCCGTGGAGCCGGGTCGAGTCCTGGTCCTCCTCTCCATAGTTCTCTACCTCTGTACAGGTGTTTTTTCATCCAATGCCAAAACCAGAGCCCCCCATCTGGAG CGGTTTCAGGTGGTGACGGGGAATTTTTCCCAACTTTACCTTCGTGTTGGCTACCATAAGATAGCAGAAATTCCTGCAGGAGCATACAACCTCAGGATACAGGAGATGACGAAGAGTCGAAACTACCTTg CTCTGCAGACCAAAAGTGGTGTCTCCATCATCAATGGCAACTGGGTGATTGACAGGCCGGGCATCTTCAATGCTATGGGAACACAGCTGACATACCAGCGACCCAATGAAATCCGCTCGCGGAGTGGCGAGACCATCACTGCACCTGGACCGCTGTCTGAGGATCTGCATGTTTAT ttGATTTATCAGCAACCTGGTCCCAGTGTATATTATGAATACAGTTTGACTTTACAAAacctccaccccacccctgAGCCAGAAAAATCTTCTGATTTTCTGCACCTGG ATAAGTATAAGACAATTGGCCCTTCCCACTCAGGTGAGATTGACAAAGGTGACATCAACAACAATCACATCGTCAAGGAGAAAGCCCACCCTAACCAGGTTCCCTCTGGCCCCAGTGTTAACGCTGAGCCTCAGCCTAACTATACCTGGTCAAAGAGCGGCTACACGGAGTGCAGCACAACCTGTGGCAATG GTAGGCATCAGGTCCTTTGGAAATGTGTTGAGAAAGATTCCCAGAAGACCGTTCCTGCCGACCACTGTGACTCTGCCCTTGAACCAAAAAATCAGGAAGAGAACTGCAACACCCAGCCTTGTCCTGCATA CTGGGACATGGGGGAATGGTCAGAGTGCAGCAGGAAATGTGGGCCTGGCACTCAACACAGACAAGTCATCTGCCGTCAGGTCACCCACGTTCACACCAATGGGACAGAGACATCAGTTGCCTTAGCACCAGAGGAGTGTGGCTTAACTGATAGGCCAGAGACCAAATCAATATGTCAGCTGAAGATATGCAGCCAGTGGGACATTCGATCTGAGTGGACCCCA TGTTCAGTACCATGTGGGGTGGGTCAACGCAGCAGAGAGGTAGTGTGTGTGAGCAACCAGGGCGACGTGGAGAGGGATGACGAGTGCAACATGAAACTGAAGCCAGAAACACTACAGAACTGTGACATGGGAGCTTGTGCACGCAGCTGGTTTACCTCACTCTGGAGCCAACGA TGCTCTGCAGAGTGTGGCcgagggaatcgaacccggacgACTATATGCCTGATAGATCATGTGACTGATCTCCCACTGGGCAGCTGCGAAGGGGAACGCCCAGCAGAGGTTACATCATGTGACGCAGGCCCCTGCCAAAACCGACTGGAGTGGTACACTGGCCCCTGGGGTCAG TGTTCTGCAGAGTGCGGGAATGGCACAAGGGCCCGGAGCGTGGCCTGTATTTTCAACAACAACGGCCACGTGGAGGTTGTGGGCCAGCATAAATGTTCCACTCTCCCTAAACCCATCACTGCTCAACCTTGCACCCTGAAGCAATGTGGTGTCCAGTGGTATGTCACAGACTGGAGTACA TGTTCACGCTCCTGCAACGGTGGATATCGTGTGCGTGAGGTGCGTTGTCTGACAGATAATATTACCTCAAGTGACAGTTGTGACCCCAGTCTGACGCCTGAGAGCCGAGAAGAATGTAACAAACAATCTTGTTCACCTGAGAAAG ATCCGTCATGCAGAGACCAGTTTCCCAACTGCATGGTGGTGGTTCAAGCCCGCCTCTGCATTTACCCGTACTACAGGAGTGTCTGCTGCACCTCTTGCTCCCATGCCCAGAAAACTTACTCCAACCGAATTCAAAAGAAGCAAATTCGCAGGTGA
- the ptpn9b gene encoding tyrosine-protein phosphatase non-receptor type 9 isoform X2, translating into MNTRIKEGIININPDEEPLRSELLSGKFTVLPGRDAKGAALALFTARLHRPDVTTHKAVLQAIIYQLDKAIECVQTQRDGLIFIYDMTNSSYGNFDYELCVKILNLLKGAFPARLKCVFIVSSPLWFRAPFAVLRLFVREKLRERVCTVRAHELASHIPVSSLPEHLGGTSQYSHVAWIQFCVNIHANTVRGNTQEHDTHDCVGSLLHSYNLECSDTSAGVTQSHTHINTQLGSELVVANSNCYDDSNANPQNHCGVLEGRTQGLGQYQQNATNRLQGSHQHWNGSAVTGANVVVGGSSPNANMNGRARQAPPQSDTPPDTPLSHTDDGDAVDGKTTDSAHASQNEDIKEEDKKDSGGEEGVPPLPQKSLPRPSHHQPSSQCPALSSTRGPDEDDHYMETSIHMPEPGGMTLRELVEHVKRKKKRGIYQEYEEIRKEPPAGTFDYSKKLSNQLKNRYSDVLCLDHSRVRLCQLSDDEDETTDYINASFMDGYKRGNAYIATQGPLPKTFGDFWRMVWEQMVLIIIMTTRVVERGRVKCGQYWPLEVGRTEQYGFFLVRSTHIQVFQDFKLSYLELYNTQSGERREVFHYLYVSWPDFGVPKSASAMLDFREHVLQKREAAVRSLGSNWTGPPGGPPVVVHCSAGIGRTGTFCTLDICLSRVEDIGTVDVRQTVRRMRTQRAFSIQTWDQYYFCYTAVIEYAQRNGKLSPVQWSDSDLETDSE; encoded by the exons ATG AACACAAGAATCAAAGAGGGCATCATCAATATCAACCCTGACGAGGAGCCCCTCCGCTCTGAGCTGCTGAGTGGCAAATTTACAGTCTTG CCTGGCCGTGATGCAAAGGGTGCTGCTCTGGCACTCTTCACTGCTCGTCTCCATCGGCCAGACGTCACCACCCACAAAGCTGTGCTGCAGGCTATCATCTATCAGCTGGACAAAGCCATAGAGTG TGTACAAACTCAAAGAGATGGACTCATATTTATCTATGACATGACCAACTCCAGCTATGGCAATTTTGACTATGAGCTCTGTGTCAAGATCCTCAATTTGCTCAAG GGGGCCTTTCCTGCTCGTCTAAAGTGCGTCTTCATTGTGTCATCACCTCTTTGGTTTAGAGCACCTTTTGCAGTTCTCCGTCTGTTTGTACGGGAGAAGCTGCGAGAAAGG GTGTGCACAGTGAGGGCTCATGAGTTGGCCAGTCACATCCCAGTCTCCTCTCTCCCGGAACACCTGGGTGGGACATCCCAGTACAGCCATGTGGCCTGGATCCAATTTTGTGTTAACATTCATGCCAACACTGTTCGGGGGAACACACAAGAACATGACACACATGACTGTGTGGGAAGCCTGCTACACTCCTACAACTTGGAGTGCAGTGACACAAGTGCAGGGGTTACCCAGTCCCATACCCACATAAACACTCAGTTGGGCTCTGAGCTAGTTGTGGCTAATTCAAACTGCTACGATGATAGTAATGCTAACCCTCAAAACCACTGTGGAGTGCTGGAGGGCAGGACTCAAGGCCTGGGGCAGTACCAGCAGAATGCTACCAACAGGCTGCAGGGGAGCCACCAGCACTGGAATGGCTCAGCTGTAACTGGGGCCAATGTAGTCGTTGGTGGCTCAAGCCCCAATGCTAACATGAATGGTCGTGCCCGCCAAGCACCTCCCCAGTCAGACACACCCCCTGACACACCGTTGTCCCATACAGATGATGGGGATGCAGTGGATGGCAAGACCACAGACTCTGCTCATGCGTCCCAGAATGAGGATATCaaagaggaagacaagaaagatagtggaggagaggaaggggtGCCTCCATTGCCCCAGAAATCTTTACCCCGCCCTTCTCACCACCAGCCTTCCTCTCAATGTCCGGCACTGTCTTCAACACGTGGTCCTGATGAAGACGACCATTATATGGAAACATCAATCCACATGCCAGAGCCGGGAGGCATGACACTGCGTGAGTTGGTGGAGCATgtcaaaaggaagaaaaagagggggaTCTATCAGGAGTACGAGGAGATCCGCAAAGAGCCTCCAGCAGGCACCTTTGACTACTCCAA GAAGTTGTCCAATCAGTTAAAAAATAGGTACAGCGATGTTCTCTGCCTGGATCACTCCCGAGTGCGACTCTGCCAGCTCAGTGATGACGAGGATGAG acaacAGATTACATAAATGCAAGTTTCATGGATGGGTACAAAAGAGGCAACGCCTACATCGCAACTCAGG GTCCTTTACCAAAGACATTTGGTGACTTTTGGCGCATGGTGTGGGAACAGATggtacttattattattatgaccaCCAG AGTGGTGGAACGTGGCCGTGTCAAGTGTGGGCAGTACTGGCCTCTTGAGGTGGGCAGGACTGAGCAGTATGGCTTCTTCTTGGTCAGGAGCACACACATCCAAGTGTTTCAGGACTTTAAACTGTCTTATCTTGAACTTTAcaacacacag TCTGGAGAGAGACGGGAGGTGTTCCACTACCTCTATGTTAGTTGGCCAGACTTTGGGGTGCCCAAAAGTGCTTCAGCTATGTTGGACTTCCGTGAGCATGTACTTCAGAAGCGAGAGGCCGCAGTCCGCAGCCTGGGCTCCAATTGGACAGGGCCTCCTGGGGGGCCCCCGGTGGTTGTGCACTGCAGTGCTGGTATTGGCCGTACAG GAACATTCTGCACACTGGACATCTGCCTGTCTAGGGTGGAGGACATTGGCACAGTAGATGTCCGTCAGACGGTGCGACGGATGCGGACACAGAGGGCTTTCAGCATCCAGACGTGGGATCAGTACTACTTCTGCTACACAGCGGTCATCGAGTATGCCCAGCGAAATGGGAAATTGAGTCCCGTGCAGTGGTCTGACTCAGACTTGGAGACTGAcagtgagtga
- the ptpn9b gene encoding tyrosine-protein phosphatase non-receptor type 9 isoform X1, producing the protein MAEALTTQEQLAVEEFLGEVRSREQPHSAGLVSHPTAVKFLMARKFDVVRAMELFQAYKNTRIKEGIININPDEEPLRSELLSGKFTVLPGRDAKGAALALFTARLHRPDVTTHKAVLQAIIYQLDKAIECVQTQRDGLIFIYDMTNSSYGNFDYELCVKILNLLKGAFPARLKCVFIVSSPLWFRAPFAVLRLFVREKLRERVCTVRAHELASHIPVSSLPEHLGGTSQYSHVAWIQFCVNIHANTVRGNTQEHDTHDCVGSLLHSYNLECSDTSAGVTQSHTHINTQLGSELVVANSNCYDDSNANPQNHCGVLEGRTQGLGQYQQNATNRLQGSHQHWNGSAVTGANVVVGGSSPNANMNGRARQAPPQSDTPPDTPLSHTDDGDAVDGKTTDSAHASQNEDIKEEDKKDSGGEEGVPPLPQKSLPRPSHHQPSSQCPALSSTRGPDEDDHYMETSIHMPEPGGMTLRELVEHVKRKKKRGIYQEYEEIRKEPPAGTFDYSKKLSNQLKNRYSDVLCLDHSRVRLCQLSDDEDETTDYINASFMDGYKRGNAYIATQGPLPKTFGDFWRMVWEQMVLIIIMTTRVVERGRVKCGQYWPLEVGRTEQYGFFLVRSTHIQVFQDFKLSYLELYNTQSGERREVFHYLYVSWPDFGVPKSASAMLDFREHVLQKREAAVRSLGSNWTGPPGGPPVVVHCSAGIGRTGTFCTLDICLSRVEDIGTVDVRQTVRRMRTQRAFSIQTWDQYYFCYTAVIEYAQRNGKLSPVQWSDSDLETDSE; encoded by the exons ATGGCGGAAGCCCTGACAACTCAGGAGCAGCTG GCTGTGGAGGAGTTCCTGGGTGAGGTGCGAAGCAGGGAACAGCCTCACAGTGCAGGGCTAGTGTCCCACCCTACAGCTGTAAAGTTTCTTATGGCCCGTAAGTTTGATGTCGTGAGAGCCATGGAACTCTTCCAAGCATACAAG AACACAAGAATCAAAGAGGGCATCATCAATATCAACCCTGACGAGGAGCCCCTCCGCTCTGAGCTGCTGAGTGGCAAATTTACAGTCTTG CCTGGCCGTGATGCAAAGGGTGCTGCTCTGGCACTCTTCACTGCTCGTCTCCATCGGCCAGACGTCACCACCCACAAAGCTGTGCTGCAGGCTATCATCTATCAGCTGGACAAAGCCATAGAGTG TGTACAAACTCAAAGAGATGGACTCATATTTATCTATGACATGACCAACTCCAGCTATGGCAATTTTGACTATGAGCTCTGTGTCAAGATCCTCAATTTGCTCAAG GGGGCCTTTCCTGCTCGTCTAAAGTGCGTCTTCATTGTGTCATCACCTCTTTGGTTTAGAGCACCTTTTGCAGTTCTCCGTCTGTTTGTACGGGAGAAGCTGCGAGAAAGG GTGTGCACAGTGAGGGCTCATGAGTTGGCCAGTCACATCCCAGTCTCCTCTCTCCCGGAACACCTGGGTGGGACATCCCAGTACAGCCATGTGGCCTGGATCCAATTTTGTGTTAACATTCATGCCAACACTGTTCGGGGGAACACACAAGAACATGACACACATGACTGTGTGGGAAGCCTGCTACACTCCTACAACTTGGAGTGCAGTGACACAAGTGCAGGGGTTACCCAGTCCCATACCCACATAAACACTCAGTTGGGCTCTGAGCTAGTTGTGGCTAATTCAAACTGCTACGATGATAGTAATGCTAACCCTCAAAACCACTGTGGAGTGCTGGAGGGCAGGACTCAAGGCCTGGGGCAGTACCAGCAGAATGCTACCAACAGGCTGCAGGGGAGCCACCAGCACTGGAATGGCTCAGCTGTAACTGGGGCCAATGTAGTCGTTGGTGGCTCAAGCCCCAATGCTAACATGAATGGTCGTGCCCGCCAAGCACCTCCCCAGTCAGACACACCCCCTGACACACCGTTGTCCCATACAGATGATGGGGATGCAGTGGATGGCAAGACCACAGACTCTGCTCATGCGTCCCAGAATGAGGATATCaaagaggaagacaagaaagatagtggaggagaggaaggggtGCCTCCATTGCCCCAGAAATCTTTACCCCGCCCTTCTCACCACCAGCCTTCCTCTCAATGTCCGGCACTGTCTTCAACACGTGGTCCTGATGAAGACGACCATTATATGGAAACATCAATCCACATGCCAGAGCCGGGAGGCATGACACTGCGTGAGTTGGTGGAGCATgtcaaaaggaagaaaaagagggggaTCTATCAGGAGTACGAGGAGATCCGCAAAGAGCCTCCAGCAGGCACCTTTGACTACTCCAA GAAGTTGTCCAATCAGTTAAAAAATAGGTACAGCGATGTTCTCTGCCTGGATCACTCCCGAGTGCGACTCTGCCAGCTCAGTGATGACGAGGATGAG acaacAGATTACATAAATGCAAGTTTCATGGATGGGTACAAAAGAGGCAACGCCTACATCGCAACTCAGG GTCCTTTACCAAAGACATTTGGTGACTTTTGGCGCATGGTGTGGGAACAGATggtacttattattattatgaccaCCAG AGTGGTGGAACGTGGCCGTGTCAAGTGTGGGCAGTACTGGCCTCTTGAGGTGGGCAGGACTGAGCAGTATGGCTTCTTCTTGGTCAGGAGCACACACATCCAAGTGTTTCAGGACTTTAAACTGTCTTATCTTGAACTTTAcaacacacag TCTGGAGAGAGACGGGAGGTGTTCCACTACCTCTATGTTAGTTGGCCAGACTTTGGGGTGCCCAAAAGTGCTTCAGCTATGTTGGACTTCCGTGAGCATGTACTTCAGAAGCGAGAGGCCGCAGTCCGCAGCCTGGGCTCCAATTGGACAGGGCCTCCTGGGGGGCCCCCGGTGGTTGTGCACTGCAGTGCTGGTATTGGCCGTACAG GAACATTCTGCACACTGGACATCTGCCTGTCTAGGGTGGAGGACATTGGCACAGTAGATGTCCGTCAGACGGTGCGACGGATGCGGACACAGAGGGCTTTCAGCATCCAGACGTGGGATCAGTACTACTTCTGCTACACAGCGGTCATCGAGTATGCCCAGCGAAATGGGAAATTGAGTCCCGTGCAGTGGTCTGACTCAGACTTGGAGACTGAcagtgagtga